A single genomic interval of Fusarium verticillioides 7600 chromosome 8, whole genome shotgun sequence harbors:
- a CDS encoding hypothetical protein (At least one base has a quality score < 10): MKFSIVTLATAVPALAEWLLFLLILGSLCWNKLTATSLNFRVKALLAMNLVTNRAWVGSETDGWLLMGCSSASDWTLSRALAFDDSSSWASLIWFETKSELEQPVKKSHHLVI, encoded by the exons ATGAAGTTCTCAATTGTTACCCTTGCTACCGCGGTTCCTGCTCTTGCTGAGTGGCTCCTGTTTCTGTTGatactaggttctctctgctggaataagctcacagccacaagtctcaact TTAGGGTGAAGGCTCTCCTGGCCATGA ACTTGGTAACGAATCGCGCTTGGGTTGGATCGGAG ACTGATGGTTGGCTGTTGATGGGCTGTTCATCAGCAAGTGACTGG ACACTAAGTCGAGCTTTGGCTTTTGACGACAGTTCATCTTGGGCCAGTTTGATCTGGTTTGAGACAAAATCCGAGCTGGAGCAGCCCGTAAAGAAAAGTCATCATCTCGTTATTTAA